The Verrucomicrobiia bacterium sequence CCACGGCGATCAAATACTCCTCATCGCCGCGCAGGCCGACGGTGAAGAGGCGGTCTCCGGCCACGGAATAGCCGCCATAGCCGAGGCCGGCATTCTCGAAAAGCCATAACTGTCGCGGCCCACCTTCGGGCCATCGTTTCAACAGGCCGGTGTCCGGAGAGTGGTCTTCGCGGCCGGGTCCGCGCCATTGCAGCCAGTCAGCCGCACGCACGTCAAAGATCAGCGTGGGGTCGAGCAACGCCGGTGCGAGCAGCAGGCCGGCGAGGATGCGTCGGGAGATGCGGGAACAGCGGATCATCATCACGCGGTAACGATCCCGGATCCGCGGGTCCCGTCGAGTTTGTTTCCGCATGAGGACCCGGCTCAACCGGGAGGGCCAGGGGGACGGGACGCCTGGTTCCAAGCACGACGCAAGGCCCGGGTCTCCTCCAGAAGTTCCGCAGCGGCGGCAAGGGCGGCGGTGCCGGCTGCAGGCGTTGCCGGTCCGATCGTCGCGCGACGCCCCTCCTCGGGGTCCCCGAGACCGCTTTCCCGAAACTGACGCAGCCGCGCGGCAATCAGGTCCCGGATCTCGCCACCGTTGTCCACGGAACGGAAGTACCCCAGGTGGGCCGACTCCCCGACCGCATCCGGCTTCGGCATCCCGCCACCGCCGCCCGCGGACTGCACGCGCACATCCGAAAGGCCCAGCAGGCGTTGCAGCGGATTCTGGCTTACGGTGATCTGCTGCAGGTTCGCAAAGCTCATGGTCACTTCCCGAACGGTCCACACCCCGCTGCGCAGCCGGAGGCTGCGATCGGTGACCACGTACCAGCGTTGCTCGTATTCCAGCCGGCGCAGGGCGTAGGTGACGGGGAACTGGAGCACGAAGGTGGCGAGGGCGACCCGCTCGAAAAAGGTCCACCATCCAATGAGGCCCTCGGGTGTCCCGCGAGACAGTCGGGCAATCAGATCGCGAGGCCTTTCCACGCGGCGCGATGCCCGCCCACGGGCCTTGGGCGGCCCGATGAACTCCGGGTCGGCCTCCGGGCCGACCGCCGGCACGTCCCCTTCCCTGACGGGAGTCTCCCGGAGAATCCGCCACTCCCCGAGCACCGTCAGCCAGAAGGCCAGTCCGACCACCGCTATCACCTGTTGAAACGCCCACACGGTGAGGCTGAGCCGAAGGGCGTTGCGTCCCGACCGGAAGACCCGTTCCGAACCCGGGGCGCCGAGGGGCGGTTCAGGGGGCGGAGGCACCCGAAGGCAGCGCATCGTGAACTGCCGCCAGCCGTCAGCCATGGGCATCCTTTCCCGGAGTGCGTCCGCCGGATTCCAGATCCTCCCGCAGTCCCCGAAGCTCGGCCGCCACCTCGCGCAGGGCTTCAGCCAGGGGATCGGGAGCCCTGCCACCAGCGGCTTCAAGGCCCGGGGTCCCCTCCCCCCGCTGGGTGGCAGGTTCGCGGACCCCCCGCATCCGGGCATACAGGAAATCGCGGACCTCCTCGTAGCACGTGAGTCCCTCCAGCGTCATTTCCGCCGCCGCACTGCCGCTGGCGGTCTGCACGAGCACCCGGGCCAGTCCCAGCCAGCGCTCCACCACGTTCGACTGGAGATGAATGTCCTGGATGCGGGCGTACTGGAGCAGGATCTGGCGCCGGAACAGGATCCCCCAGCTCATGGAGACGCCCTCCTCGGTGAACCGGTATCGCAACGTGCGATAGCGGAACCAATGGACCAGCAACAGGACCGGTGCGAGCGGCGGGAACACGAGGCTGCACAGGATGTAATAGGTCCACAGCTTGGGATCCGGGCGCTCAATCGCCAGAATGGCCGATTCGTCGAAGCCGCGGTTCATGGCCGGATGGAGCCGGAGGGGACGGTTCGGACGCAAGCTCGCTGACGTCCGGGACACCGGGCCCGGCGAATTCCAGAGGCGGCAGCCGGGCCGCGAACCGTGGAGATCACCGGTGGCTCCGCTCCGGATGGACCAGCCCTCGGTGTGCCGTCTGAGCAAGCGGGATCCGGCGCTCGTGGAGACTCCACCTGCGGACGGCTCGGCGGAGCCTCACCGGGCAAGGTGCCACACTCCACCGGACAGGACCCGCATCCGGCCGCGGCACTCACCGCTACCACCACCGGTGGGTCGAGAGTCCTCGCGAGCCGTACGCGGGCGGAGTCTCCACGGGCCGGGCCACGAGTTACCCGTACGGCTCGGCGGGAGCCTCGTACCACCAGCACAGCCGCCGGATTCGCACTTCATCCCACCAACCCGTTCCGGCACCCTCCGCTCGCTGCCATGCGTCCTGCCTGCCTGCTCCTCCTCGCCTCAATGGTCCTCGCGCGGCCCGCATCCCACGCCGCCACCCTGCCCGCGGAGGGCCTCTTCGCCCGCACCAATCTCGTGGCGTGGTGCATCGTGCCGTTTGACTCGAAACGGCGCGGTCCCGAGGAACGCGCCGCCATGCTGGAGGCCCTCGGCGTGCGCCGCCTCGCGTACGACTGGCGGACGGAACATATCCCGACCTTCGACGCCGAGGTCGAGGCGCTCCACCGCCACGGCATCGAGCTCACCGCCTGGTGGTTTCCCGCAGCGCTCAACGACGAGGCCCGCGCGATCCTCGCCTGCCTGGAGCGGCACCAGCTGCGTCCGCAGCTCTGGGTCACCCTCGGGACCGAGCCCGAGCCGGATCCGGACCGTCTGGCCGTCAAAATGGAGGAGGCCTTCGCGACGCTGTCCGGCATCTGCGAGGCCGCGGCGCGCGTGGGCAGCACCGTGGGCCTTTACAACCACCTCGGCTGGTTCGGCGAGCCCGTGCAACAGATGGCGCTCATGGACCGACTCCGCGTGGCTGGACACACCAACGTCGGCGCGGTGTATAACTTTCACCACGCCCACGACCAGATGGACCGGCTGGATCAAACCCTGGCGCTGCTGCGGCCGCATCTGCTGGCCGTGAACCTCAACGGCATGGTGCGCGGCGGAGACCGGACCGGACGCAAGATCGTGCCACTGGGTCAGGGGGATGAGGAACTGAGAATGCTGCGGCAACTGGTGGCCAGCGGCTGGCGCGGGCCGGTGGGTATCCTCGGCCACACGGACGAGGACGCCGAAGTCAAGCTGCGCAAGGAACTCGACGGCCTCGCGAGGCTGACGGCGCAGCTCGGTCCGGAGGGCTCCGGCGTGACCTCCCGCCGGCGGCCTGCCGGCGAACCGGCGGTCTCGGGTCAGGACCCGGGAGCCCAGGCAGAAAAGGACTGGGTGGACAACCGGTGGCAGGAATCGGACATCGGCCCGTTCCTCGCCTCCAACTTGAAGCTGCCCGCCGGCGCCATGATCGCGAAGGCGCTGACGATCCGGGTCGGCGCCGACGGCCTGGCCGCGGTGGCGTATGACACGGCCACGGCCAGCCCCCGGGCCGCGTGGACCGGTGGGTTTCTCCAGTTGGATCCCACCCGCTTCGGATTGATCGGGACACCGCGACCGGCTTCGGAGCCCCGGCTGGTGTTCCCCGCGACCCCGGCCTGGGGAGATCAGCCTGTGACCATGCGCGGCTGGAATGTCCACGGCCAGCGCACGGTGCTCGACTATCAGGCCGGCGATCTCCGGGTTCTGGAAATGCCCTGGGCCGACTCGACACCCGCCGGGGTGGTCTTCCTCCGCGATTTCTCGCTGGGCCCTCGCACCCGCGCCACAACGCTCGGGGTGCTGCCCGAACCGTTGCCGGACGTGCCGGAGGTCGCGGTGGATGTGCGTTACGAGCCCGGTGCGGGCGAAGTTCCCGGAACCCTGCGCCTGACCCGCAGGACCGGCGGGCGAGTCCAATCCACCACCGTGATCGCTCCGGAGGGAGCCGTCCGCGCCACGGAGGACGGGACGGCTGTTGTCATTCAGCCCGGCAACACGGACAAGCTGCTGGGGGTGGCGTATTGGACGGGACCCGAGGAGGCGCTGGACGCGTACCTCGAATGGGAACGCAAGCACTTCGAGCTGTATGAGGTGACGCCGTTCACACGGCCGGGTCCGGGCCGGTGGCCCGCACTGGAGACCTCGGGACAGCGCGGACCGGATCGCGAATTCCTTGCGGTGGATACCCTCACGCTGCCGTATGACAATCCGTGGGGGGCGCTGCTGTTTGGCTCGGGCGTGGACGAGTCGCCGGACGGCGCCGTCTATTTCAGCACGATGCATGGGGACGTCTGGCGCGTGACCGGCGTGGACGACACCCTGCGGCGGCTCACATGGAAGCGCTTCGCCACAGGGCTGTTTCAGCCCCTCGGATTAAAGGTCCGGGATGGCGGAGTGTTTGTTCTGGGGCGCGACCGGATCACGCGCTTGGTGGACCACGATGGCGACGGCGAGGCCGATTTCTACAAGAGCTTTCATGACGGCATCACCACCTCCACCGGTGGGCATGACTACGTGACCTGCCTGGAGATGGACCGGGAGGGGAATTTCTATTATGTGGATCCGGTCGGCGTGCACCGGGTGTCGGCCAACGGCCGCTCGCAGGAGACCCTGGCCACCGGCTTTCGGAATCCGAACGGCATGGGGGCGAGTCCGGACGGACGGGTGGTGACGGTCGCCCCTCAGCAGGGGGAATGGACCCCGTCGTCATTGATCGCCGAGGTGCGCCGGGGCGGCTACTACGGCTATGGCGGCCCGCGGCCGGGTCCGGACCGCCCGGCAGGCTACGATGCGCCGCTGTGCTGGATTCCGCATGCGGTGGACAATTCGAGCGGATCCCAGGTCTGGGTGCCCGAGGGACATTGGGGGGCCCTGGGCGGCCACATGCTGCATCTGCTCTGGGGCCGGTGTGGGATGATGCTGGTGCTGCGCGACGCGGGGGGAGACCCGGGAGCGCCGGCGCGCCAGGGGGCGGTGGTGCCCCTGCCGGTGAAGTTCCTCAGCGGACCCAACCGCGGCTCATTCGACGCGCGCGACGGTTCGCTGTTGGTGGCCGGGAGCACCGGATGGCAGACCAGCGCTCTGAAGGATGGCGCGCTCCAACGCGTGCGGTACACCGGCAAACCGATGGCGC is a genomic window containing:
- a CDS encoding PH domain-containing protein; the protein is MADGWRQFTMRCLRVPPPPEPPLGAPGSERVFRSGRNALRLSLTVWAFQQVIAVVGLAFWLTVLGEWRILRETPVREGDVPAVGPEADPEFIGPPKARGRASRRVERPRDLIARLSRGTPEGLIGWWTFFERVALATFVLQFPVTYALRRLEYEQRWYVVTDRSLRLRSGVWTVREVTMSFANLQQITVSQNPLQRLLGLSDVRVQSAGGGGGMPKPDAVGESAHLGYFRSVDNGGEIRDLIAARLRQFRESGLGDPEEGRRATIGPATPAAGTAALAAAAELLEETRALRRAWNQASRPPGPPG
- a CDS encoding PH domain-containing protein produces the protein MNRGFDESAILAIERPDPKLWTYYILCSLVFPPLAPVLLLVHWFRYRTLRYRFTEEGVSMSWGILFRRQILLQYARIQDIHLQSNVVERWLGLARVLVQTASGSAAAEMTLEGLTCYEEVRDFLYARMRGVREPATQRGEGTPGLEAAGGRAPDPLAEALREVAAELRGLREDLESGGRTPGKDAHG